The proteins below are encoded in one region of Sinorhizobium meliloti:
- a CDS encoding substrate-binding domain-containing protein, giving the protein MRNFLSTTAMAVLATTLLAGTATAATENPFRCKPGEKYVMNVMVSGVEYWFPVYEMFKQAGQQFGCETEYTGTPEYDVNKQIASFDQALAQNPAGILVHPMNSDPFIEPINRATDQGTAVVTFAADSPLSKRVSYITSDNTREGIYAADKIAEKLGGKGEYAVLENPGQDNHDKRIAAFIARMEEKWPDMKLVGRAASNQDPNKAYQGLTSLIQANPNLGAVFMPEANSAIGAAQANKETGGKVLVMCADVNANILDMIKAGEVFGSINPNQGMQGYMGFLLLWLAKHPELIDPMNDAKRSGFNPMSIPVVDNGLSIVTADNADDFYWDKYLKRRGTKGIEE; this is encoded by the coding sequence TTGCGCAATTTTCTCAGCACGACCGCCATGGCGGTCCTCGCAACCACGCTTCTTGCCGGTACGGCCACCGCCGCGACAGAAAACCCGTTCCGCTGCAAGCCGGGCGAAAAATACGTCATGAACGTGATGGTATCGGGCGTCGAATACTGGTTCCCGGTCTACGAAATGTTCAAGCAGGCAGGCCAGCAATTCGGCTGCGAGACGGAATACACCGGAACGCCGGAATATGACGTCAACAAGCAGATCGCCAGCTTCGATCAAGCCTTGGCGCAGAACCCGGCCGGCATTTTGGTTCACCCCATGAACTCGGATCCGTTCATCGAGCCTATCAACCGGGCGACCGACCAGGGCACGGCGGTCGTGACCTTCGCCGCGGATTCGCCCCTGTCGAAGCGCGTATCCTACATCACCTCGGACAATACCCGCGAAGGTATCTATGCCGCCGACAAGATCGCCGAGAAGCTCGGCGGCAAGGGCGAGTATGCGGTCCTCGAAAATCCCGGCCAGGACAATCACGACAAGCGCATCGCGGCCTTCATCGCCCGCATGGAGGAGAAATGGCCCGACATGAAGCTCGTCGGCCGGGCCGCTTCCAACCAGGACCCGAACAAGGCCTATCAGGGGCTCACGAGCCTCATCCAGGCCAACCCGAATCTCGGCGCGGTCTTCATGCCTGAGGCCAATTCCGCGATCGGTGCGGCGCAGGCTAACAAGGAAACGGGCGGCAAAGTGCTCGTCATGTGCGCCGACGTCAACGCCAATATACTCGACATGATCAAGGCGGGCGAGGTCTTCGGCTCGATCAATCCTAACCAGGGCATGCAGGGCTATATGGGCTTCCTGCTGCTCTGGCTCGCCAAGCACCCCGAACTCATCGACCCAATGAACGATGCCAAGCGCTCCGGCTTCAATCCGATGAGCATCCCCGTCGTCGACAACGGGCTGTCGATTGTCACGGCCGATAACGCCGACGATTTCTACTGGGACAAGTACCTGAAACGCCGCGGTACCAAGGGCATCGAGGAATAA
- a CDS encoding phosphotransferase, whose translation MRVNIFRILKYISLQQLHLSRYAGLESAWPKRAGHCYSAAMTEDAEIPLTGGERTAVTRRGSVVLREAGPWTRSVHALLRHLREVGFEGAPCVVGDGFDEHGREVLTYIDGKVINPTPWSDEAIWGLGDLIRRLHEAAATFRPPPDAVWRGWFGRSIGKADIIGHCDAAPWNVISRHGNPVALIDWEAAGPVDRLTELAMIAWNNAQLYDDDVAERNRLPDTESRMRQVRLFADGYCLAAPERHRLGYRIIEFAAESAANEAIEQGITPKTEHVPRVWGIAWQTRSVAWLLRNRSALERALV comes from the coding sequence ATGCGTGTCAATATATTTCGCATACTGAAATATATTTCACTGCAGCAGCTTCACTTGAGCCGATATGCCGGGCTTGAAAGCGCCTGGCCTAAAAGAGCCGGTCATTGCTATTCTGCTGCGATGACCGAGGACGCCGAAATCCCGCTGACCGGCGGAGAGAGAACCGCTGTCACACGCCGCGGCTCTGTCGTCCTGCGGGAGGCGGGCCCCTGGACCCGGTCGGTTCATGCGCTGCTAAGGCATTTGCGTGAGGTCGGCTTCGAAGGCGCGCCTTGCGTCGTCGGTGATGGCTTTGACGAGCACGGCCGTGAGGTCCTGACGTATATCGACGGGAAGGTCATCAATCCGACGCCCTGGTCGGACGAGGCGATTTGGGGATTAGGCGATCTCATTCGCCGGTTACATGAGGCGGCTGCAACCTTCCGGCCACCACCCGACGCCGTCTGGCGTGGCTGGTTCGGTCGCAGCATCGGCAAAGCGGACATTATCGGCCACTGTGACGCAGCGCCCTGGAATGTGATTTCCCGCCACGGCAATCCCGTTGCGCTAATCGACTGGGAGGCGGCCGGTCCGGTCGACAGGCTGACCGAATTGGCCATGATCGCCTGGAACAACGCGCAGCTCTACGATGACGACGTTGCCGAGAGAAACCGTCTGCCCGATACCGAAAGCCGGATGCGACAAGTGCGCCTATTCGCCGATGGATACTGCCTCGCGGCGCCGGAACGGCATCGGCTCGGATACAGGATCATTGAGTTCGCCGCCGAGAGCGCAGCGAACGAGGCCATAGAACAGGGGATCACACCTAAGACCGAGCATGTTCCGCGCGTCTGGGGGATCGCTTGGCAAACGCGCAGCGTCGCATGGTTGCTGCGAAATCGCAGCGCTCTCGAGCGCGCACTTGTATAA
- the araH gene encoding L-arabinose ABC transporter permease AraH produces the protein MTTSLKKLLLGEQGLLVIFAAAFVVVALTVPNFLTERNMLGLLQSVVTIGVVACTMMFCLASRDFDLSVGSTVAFSGMVAVMASNATGSIVLGLLAALACGGIVGLANGIVIARFRINALITTLATMQIVRGFALIASDGRAVGINDPVFYQLSLSKFLTVPTPIWVMALFFIVFGFLLNRTVFGKNTLAIGGNPEASRLAGVDVARMRIWIFALQGLVCAVAGVLLASRITSGQPNAATGLELSVISACVLGGVSLAGGRATMTGVVVGVLIMGIAENVMNLLNIQAFYQYVVRGLILLIAVLLDNMRSVAGRPRA, from the coding sequence ATGACGACTTCCTTGAAAAAACTTCTTCTCGGCGAACAGGGCCTGCTGGTGATCTTTGCCGCCGCCTTCGTGGTGGTGGCGCTGACGGTTCCGAATTTCCTCACCGAACGCAACATGCTCGGCCTGCTGCAGTCAGTGGTGACCATCGGCGTCGTCGCCTGCACCATGATGTTCTGCCTGGCGTCGCGCGACTTCGATCTTTCAGTCGGCTCCACCGTAGCCTTCTCGGGAATGGTTGCCGTCATGGCGTCGAACGCGACGGGCTCGATAGTGCTCGGTCTTCTGGCGGCTCTTGCCTGCGGTGGGATCGTCGGCCTCGCGAACGGCATCGTGATCGCCCGTTTCCGCATCAATGCGCTCATAACGACGCTGGCGACGATGCAGATCGTACGCGGCTTCGCCTTGATCGCGTCGGACGGCCGCGCGGTCGGAATCAACGATCCGGTATTTTATCAGCTCTCCCTGTCGAAGTTCCTGACCGTGCCCACGCCGATCTGGGTGATGGCTCTCTTCTTCATCGTGTTTGGCTTCCTGCTCAACCGTACCGTCTTCGGCAAGAACACGCTTGCGATCGGCGGCAACCCGGAAGCCTCCCGGCTTGCCGGCGTGGACGTCGCGCGGATGCGCATCTGGATTTTCGCCCTCCAGGGGCTGGTATGCGCGGTGGCAGGGGTGCTGCTCGCCTCGCGCATCACCTCGGGTCAGCCGAATGCGGCCACCGGTCTCGAACTCTCGGTGATTTCCGCCTGCGTTCTCGGCGGTGTTTCGCTTGCCGGCGGCAGGGCGACCATGACCGGCGTCGTCGTAGGCGTTCTGATCATGGGAATTGCCGAGAATGTCATGAACCTGCTCAACATCCAGGCCTTCTATCAGTACGTGGTGCGTGGCCTCATCCTGCTGATTGCGGTCCTCCTCGACAATATGCGCTCTGTCGCTGGCAGGCCGCGAGCCTGA
- the araG gene encoding L-arabinose ABC transporter ATP-binding protein AraG: MQDFLEFQSISKGYPGVQALSEVSFSVRKGAVHGLMGENGAGKSTLIRVLSGDQAADTGEIRINGEPQHYRSVRDAFNAGVIVIHQELQLVPELTVAENLWLGRFPGKAGVIDRRQLIRVVSDRLSEIGIDVDPEAKVASLSIGERQMVEIAKAVMTDARVIALDEPTSSLSARESEILFALIDRLRSNGTVILYVSHRLDEIFRLCNSLTVLRDGRLAAHHPDISKVRREQIIAEMVGREISNIWGWRARTLGAARLTVERVSGANLPQPISFTVRAGEILGFFGLIGAGRSEMARLVYGADRRRQGKVLVDGLAVPADSPRLSIRAGVVLCPEDRKFDGIVQGRSIEENMAISSRRHFSPFGVVDKGKEAELAERFIAKLRVRTPSRHQDIVNLSGGNQQKVILGRWLSEEGVKVLLIDEPTRGIDVGAKSEIYEILYELAAQGMAIVVISSELPEVMGIADRILVMCEGRIAAEIDRSDFDEHRILAAALPDASATTATLPEQVS; the protein is encoded by the coding sequence ATGCAGGACTTTCTCGAATTCCAATCGATTTCAAAGGGCTATCCCGGCGTCCAGGCGCTGTCGGAGGTCTCCTTCTCTGTCCGAAAGGGCGCCGTTCACGGGCTGATGGGCGAAAACGGAGCGGGAAAGTCCACCCTGATACGGGTGCTCTCCGGAGACCAGGCGGCCGACACCGGCGAGATCCGCATAAACGGCGAGCCGCAGCACTATCGTTCCGTACGCGATGCCTTCAACGCAGGCGTCATCGTCATCCATCAGGAACTGCAGCTCGTACCGGAGCTGACGGTGGCCGAAAACCTCTGGCTCGGCCGTTTCCCCGGCAAGGCCGGCGTCATCGACCGTCGACAATTGATCCGCGTCGTCTCCGACAGACTCTCCGAAATCGGTATCGACGTCGATCCTGAGGCGAAGGTTGCGTCCCTGTCGATCGGCGAGCGGCAGATGGTCGAGATCGCCAAAGCGGTGATGACCGACGCTCGCGTGATTGCCTTGGACGAGCCGACCTCTTCGCTCTCAGCGCGAGAAAGCGAAATCCTCTTCGCCCTGATCGACAGATTGCGGTCGAATGGTACGGTCATCCTCTATGTCTCGCATCGGCTGGACGAGATCTTCCGTCTGTGCAACAGCCTGACTGTGCTGAGAGACGGCCGGCTTGCAGCCCATCATCCGGACATCTCAAAAGTCCGCCGCGAGCAGATTATCGCTGAAATGGTCGGGCGCGAAATTTCGAATATCTGGGGTTGGCGCGCCCGGACGCTCGGAGCCGCGAGGCTTACGGTCGAACGCGTTTCCGGCGCCAACCTGCCCCAGCCGATCAGCTTTACCGTCCGCGCCGGCGAGATCCTCGGCTTCTTTGGCCTCATCGGCGCGGGCCGCAGCGAAATGGCCCGTTTGGTCTATGGTGCCGATCGCCGCCGGCAGGGCAAGGTTCTGGTGGACGGCCTTGCCGTGCCGGCGGACAGCCCGCGGCTGTCGATCCGTGCCGGCGTCGTTCTGTGCCCGGAAGACAGGAAGTTCGATGGCATCGTCCAAGGGCGCTCCATCGAGGAGAACATGGCGATCTCCTCCCGCCGTCATTTCTCGCCATTCGGGGTTGTCGACAAGGGTAAGGAGGCGGAGCTTGCCGAGCGTTTCATCGCGAAGCTGCGGGTGCGCACGCCCTCGCGTCACCAGGACATCGTCAATCTTTCCGGCGGAAACCAGCAGAAGGTGATCCTTGGACGCTGGCTGTCGGAAGAGGGCGTCAAGGTGCTTCTGATCGACGAGCCGACCCGCGGCATCGACGTCGGCGCGAAATCGGAAATCTACGAAATTCTTTACGAGCTTGCGGCTCAAGGCATGGCGATCGTCGTTATCTCTAGCGAATTGCCGGAGGTTATGGGGATTGCGGACCGCATTCTCGTGATGTGCGAGGGCCGGATCGCGGCCGAAATCGACCGGAGCGACTTTGACGAACACCGGATTCTCGCAGCAGCACTTCCGGATGCCTCAGCCACGACGGCCACCCTTCCCGAACAGGTAAGCTGA
- a CDS encoding arabinose ABC transporter substrate-binding protein, with product MRFIKAVALAGTVAIFAATSAFAADVKIGFIVKQPEEPWFQDEWKFADEAAKEKGFTLVKIGAQDGEKVQSAIDNLGAQGAQGFIICTPDVKLGPGIVAKAAANDLKLMTVDDRLVNADGSPIEDVPHMGISATKIGEAVGEAIVAEIKKRGWDMKEVGAIRVSYDQLPTAVDRVEGALSVLKANGFPEANVFDAPQAKTDTEAALNAATVVLNKNAGIKKWVAVGLNDEAVLGAVRATETVGIPADSMIGIGIGGADSAINEFKKPSATGFFGTVIISPKRHGYETALNMYEWIANGKEPEKLILTAGQLALRDNYEAVRKELGIE from the coding sequence ATGCGCTTTATCAAGGCCGTCGCTTTGGCCGGCACCGTCGCGATTTTTGCTGCAACATCCGCCTTCGCCGCCGACGTAAAGATCGGTTTCATCGTCAAGCAGCCTGAGGAGCCGTGGTTCCAGGACGAATGGAAATTCGCCGACGAGGCGGCCAAGGAAAAGGGCTTCACGCTCGTCAAGATCGGAGCCCAGGATGGCGAAAAGGTACAGTCGGCCATCGACAATCTCGGCGCCCAAGGTGCGCAGGGGTTCATCATCTGCACCCCCGACGTGAAGCTCGGCCCCGGCATCGTCGCCAAGGCGGCAGCCAACGATCTGAAGCTGATGACGGTCGACGATCGGCTGGTCAATGCCGACGGCAGCCCCATCGAGGACGTGCCGCATATGGGCATCTCCGCCACCAAGATCGGCGAGGCGGTGGGCGAGGCGATCGTCGCGGAGATCAAGAAGCGCGGCTGGGACATGAAGGAAGTCGGCGCGATCCGCGTTTCCTACGACCAGCTCCCAACCGCCGTGGACCGGGTTGAAGGCGCGCTCTCCGTTCTTAAGGCGAACGGCTTCCCCGAAGCCAATGTCTTCGACGCGCCGCAGGCAAAGACCGACACCGAAGCCGCTCTCAATGCCGCAACAGTCGTTCTCAACAAGAATGCCGGCATCAAGAAGTGGGTCGCCGTCGGTCTCAACGACGAAGCCGTGCTCGGTGCAGTGCGTGCCACCGAGACGGTCGGCATCCCCGCGGACAGCATGATCGGCATCGGCATCGGCGGCGCGGACTCCGCGATCAACGAGTTCAAGAAGCCTTCCGCGACGGGCTTCTTCGGCACCGTCATCATCTCGCCAAAGCGCCACGGCTACGAGACGGCCCTCAACATGTATGAGTGGATCGCCAACGGCAAGGAACCGGAAAAGCTGATCCTGACCGCGGGCCAGCTTGCATTGCGCGACAACTATGAGGCCGTCCGCAAGGAACTCGGGATCGAGTAG